Proteins encoded by one window of bacterium:
- a CDS encoding TetR/AcrR family transcriptional regulator: MKASLNTKQRMVGAALQLFHQRGIHATTVDQVLEASATGKSQFYHYFKNKEGLIHAVLVSFYEKLKSEDIPVIKRIESWEDLEKWFSFFIDSQKSMRLSRNCPVATIGTDLSGEQELLRQDCRLIFEFTKRSLTDFFSLMKGKRELPTDADPESLADFCFTVMQGGLLVSKIKRESAPFENSVAHAMNYLHSLRRSARR, encoded by the coding sequence ATGAAGGCGTCGCTCAATACGAAACAACGCATGGTGGGTGCAGCTCTTCAACTGTTTCACCAGCGTGGAATCCACGCGACAACCGTGGATCAAGTTCTGGAAGCATCTGCAACCGGGAAGAGTCAGTTCTATCATTACTTCAAGAACAAAGAAGGGCTCATTCATGCAGTGTTGGTCAGCTTCTACGAGAAGTTGAAGTCGGAAGACATTCCAGTAATCAAGCGAATCGAATCCTGGGAAGATCTTGAGAAATGGTTTTCCTTCTTCATTGATTCGCAGAAATCGATGCGACTCTCACGAAACTGTCCAGTAGCAACGATCGGAACCGATCTGTCTGGAGAGCAGGAGTTGTTACGTCAGGATTGCCGTTTGATTTTCGAATTTACAAAGCGATCCCTTACAGATTTTTTCTCGCTCATGAAAGGTAAACGCGAACTCCCTACCGATGCGGATCCAGAATCTCTTGCAGATTTCTGTTTTACGGTTATGCAGGGTGGATTGCTCGTTTCAAAAATCAAACGGGAGTCTGCCCCGTTTGAAAATTCTGTTGCCCACGCTATGAACTACTTACACTCTTTGCGGCGATCCGCACGGAGATGA
- a CDS encoding DinB family protein — translation MTDSIQSMIHELEQEAISTRRLLSLVPEERLKWAPHPKSMSLGQLALHVASLPGSISNLLMMDGFDALKAQFDPPHPESKEQILSVLEAGLVGAKQVLGDWDHQKATSPWRLTKGEEEVFTIPRSGVARSILLNHWYHHRGQLTVYLRLLDVPLPVTYGRSADEDPFA, via the coding sequence ATGACAGACAGCATTCAAAGCATGATTCATGAACTGGAACAAGAAGCGATTTCAACCCGGCGGCTTTTATCACTCGTACCGGAGGAGAGGTTGAAGTGGGCTCCGCATCCGAAGTCCATGTCCCTGGGTCAACTCGCATTACACGTAGCGTCTCTTCCCGGATCCATATCCAATTTGCTTATGATGGATGGTTTTGACGCATTGAAAGCGCAGTTTGACCCGCCTCATCCTGAATCAAAGGAGCAAATTCTTTCTGTTCTCGAAGCAGGACTGGTAGGCGCGAAACAGGTCCTGGGAGATTGGGATCATCAGAAGGCAACTTCCCCCTGGCGTCTCACGAAGGGTGAGGAAGAAGTTTTTACGATACCTCGTAGCGGTGTTGCCAGAAGTATTTTGTTGAATCACTGGTACCATCATCGCGGACAACTCACTGTCTATCTGCGATTGCTGGATGTTCCTT
- a CDS encoding MBL fold metallo-hydrolase — translation MILILVASLVFSVPEDPAQLEMRFLGNEAFEITDGTTTILSDFPYESGAFGYMTYDPKLLNARKNAYCLITHQHQDHFDASLHSRIGCKVLGPPDVMQQVAKQSRVNWEKHLARVDDVNIRAIPSTHGKVDHYSYRVEWKNKSFYFVGDTDDPATLLSQPKLDVLFITPWLLEKIPEEKLKTLANTVVIYHHAAKEEINCSNCILPKQGQTIRF, via the coding sequence ATGATTCTGATTCTGGTAGCGTCTCTGGTATTCTCCGTTCCTGAGGATCCGGCACAACTGGAGATGCGCTTTCTGGGAAATGAAGCTTTCGAAATAACGGATGGAACCACGACAATCCTGTCTGACTTCCCCTACGAATCCGGGGCCTTTGGGTACATGACCTATGATCCAAAACTACTGAATGCACGCAAGAACGCCTACTGTCTGATTACACATCAACACCAAGATCACTTCGATGCCTCATTGCACTCCCGAATCGGATGCAAAGTTCTTGGCCCTCCGGATGTCATGCAACAAGTTGCAAAGCAATCCCGGGTTAACTGGGAGAAACATCTTGCGCGAGTTGATGATGTGAATATTAGAGCCATTCCCTCTACCCACGGTAAGGTGGATCATTATTCCTACAGAGTCGAATGGAAAAACAAAAGTTTTTACTTTGTCGGCGATACAGATGATCCCGCAACTTTACTGTCGCAACCGAAACTCGATGTGCTGTTTATCACTCCGTGGTTGTTGGAGAAGATCCCGGAGGAGAAGTTGAAGACTCTTGCAAACACAGTTGTGATTTATCATCACGCCGCAAAAGAAGAGATTAACTGCTCCAACTGTATTTTGCCAAAACAGGGGCAAACAATCCGGTTTTGA
- a CDS encoding OmpA family protein, giving the protein MELSKKRAESVKAYLVSNFKIDAARLTTDGFGETKPIAKNDTDQGRAQNRRVELVKQQ; this is encoded by the coding sequence CTGGAGCTCTCCAAGAAGCGGGCGGAAAGTGTAAAAGCTTACCTTGTCAGCAACTTCAAGATTGATGCGGCGCGGCTGACTACCGACGGATTCGGGGAAACGAAACCGATTGCAAAAAATGACACCGACCAAGGACGGGCTCAAAATCGCCGCGTGGAACTCGTGAAGCAACAGTAA